The following DNA comes from Methanobrevibacter boviskoreani JH1.
AAAATTTAAGTATCTTAAGGGCTCGTAGCTCAGTCTGGCAGAGCGCTTGGCTTTTAACCAAGCGGCCGCGGGTTCAATTCCCGTCGGGCCCGTTTTCTTGTTTTTATATTAAATTTTATCTTTTTTTCAATAGTGTTTTTTATCAATTTTTTTCAAGCTGGAGGAAATTAATTTGAAATTGGATATCCAAAAACATAATTTAGTTCCGAAACATGAAATTTTGAACAATGAAGAAAAAGCTGAATTTTTAGATAATTTAGAATATGATGAAGAAAATCTTCCTAAAATTCTTCTAAAAGACCCTGTTTGTAAAGATATTGGTGCAGAAGAAGGAGATATTCTTAGAATTACTCGTGATAGTCCTACTGCTGGAGTTTTTGTAACCTACAGATTAGTTGTAGATAGGAATATTGAGTAAATTCTTATATTGATAAAAACTGGTAGTATATTTAGTATTAGATTAAAAGATAAAACTTATTTATAATATTTTTTTTACTTTTTTAATTTTATTAAATTATAAGTAAGTTATTTTTACTTAAATTATAATTGATATTGATTATTAACTGACAATATTAGATGTTTTATAAAGTTAAATTCCTGATTTTATAAAATATCTAATATTTTATCATTTAATCCTTAGATTCTTTATAATTAAGTCTAATGCTTTTGATTATATATTAGATCAATATAAATCTTTATTGTTCATATTATGTTTCAGTAAAGGTAA
Coding sequences within:
- a CDS encoding DNA-directed RNA polymerase subunit H yields the protein MKLDIQKHNLVPKHEILNNEEKAEFLDNLEYDEENLPKILLKDPVCKDIGAEEGDILRITRDSPTAGVFVTYRLVVDRNIE